A window of Euwallacea fornicatus isolate EFF26 chromosome 13, ASM4011564v1, whole genome shotgun sequence contains these coding sequences:
- the LOC136343187 gene encoding bromodomain-containing protein 3-like isoform X3, which produces MHIFPTSDSKAMQQVEAAVQNNTGKMNEQASAGNGAATAPAQSAATNARDTSMRGEGGDPINGAVQPLVAPAGESDFSTPRPGRVTNQLQFLQKTVLKAVWKHHFAWPFQQPVDAKKLNLPDYHKIIKQPMDLGTIRKRLDNNFYWSGKECIQDFNTMFTNCYVYNKPGEDVVVMAQTLEKVFLTKVADMPKDECVVETQPKGAKGKKARASGGPPPVTPSRGRPPAAVSSTVANPVATTTGSVGLPLGTAAPTTVPGSTATTTIAPANNVQSVTPVVPPAAAAGYPAQGLETPVSALGVVPPAQPAKSKKGVKRKADTTTPATAYDYLPSGADSNSSSSASKISKRRESCRQIKKPLRNQEIDGLGPYSGPAGAGLAPSPAGQPGAHSQKSKEKLNDSLKACNEILKDLFSKKHCSYAWPFYKPVDAELLGLHDYHDIIKKPMDLGTVKRKMDNREYRSAQEFAQDVRLIFTNCYKYNPSDHDVVAMARKLQDVFEVKFAKIPDEPLNRISGMVPHDSSSSGSSSESSSDTEDSEEERRNKQFKQLEKELATMQERMRKLLEESTRRKKEKKKQKLKDKAKKSSVQPMSAMANSTGGKSAQGMGPVGVGGGKQLPAPPDSVGAEDGGMESKSTGGTQTGGVATAKAPKSKGLRGPKAASTAPSGNATGGPAAKRAKTGRGTGTGAGPGRKKAQSGPPVSAFDSEDEDNAKPMSYDEKRQLSLDINKLPGDKLGRVVHIIQSREPSLRDSNPDEIEIDFETLKPSTLRELESYVASCLRKKPRKPYYKKLPGKSKEEQIAEKKKELEDRLLDVNHKIGPSKKAPKKDAKADPTGGTGGGRMSSSSSSSDSDSSSSSLSSSSSDSSDSEAGPTGSRPTKKAKTSNSKKSPNPAINHNSTLQPSVPPAIIQVPPPKPPATPIAAVAPFVTTSSAPAASSSAQTTTAVAANGPMPPTKPLVVSGPVPTAATRKHPTSDKPPTIPSPVPTQPASSMGGIKVGATGQGGMTSPDKPKATGVLSPLASGAVQYSDPLEESLANLEQEIIKHEPMDTVMAMNAISQTKPPLNVTAPPHHLGITSNPHLDIKHSLGGSSMGTLPPTPLGVSQHHNLHMDQDMQSLMHQVGMGHAHGQHPSLHIQNNGYSIKHDFDGPINTNNGMSSMGGLPMEMSIPSMFDPLPTHHNNSQVKKGNVGIKVEPQPQDPYGLPEKKPQLLDQKPIVPAFVPVGMKAKSDVKNASSWSSLAKATSPQNNASGNSSKQQVMDSFKAFQNKAKEKADREKQRLETLELKRQQKEQAERERMRQEMERRREMEEQEALEKARQAVAEREKPVPPPRVEDLKSSPGEGSSSPGSMSSGSDRISDREKQRLQEQERRRREVMANKIDMNMQSDLMAAFEGSL; this is translated from the exons ATGCATATTTTCCCG ACATCTGACAGTAAGGCGATGCAACAAGTTGAAGCTGCTGTCCAAAATAACACTGGAAAAATGAATGAACAAGCTTCAGCGGGCAACGGGGCGGCCACGGCTCCTGCCCAATCAGCTGCTACAAATGCTCGGGATACCTCAATGAGAGGTGAAGGTGGTGATCCTATTAATGGGGCTGTGCAACCTTTGGTTGCCCCAGCGGGAGAGAG TGATTTTTCAACACCTAGGCCCGGCAGGGTGACAAACCAGCTACAATTCTTGCAAAAAACAGTGTTGAAAGCGGTGTGGAAGCACCACTTCGCGTGGCCCTTTCAGCAACCTGTGGACGCCAAAAAATTGAACCTTCCT GACTaccataaaattattaagcaaCCTATGGACCTCGGCACTATACGGAAACGATTAGATAATAACTTCTATTGGTCAGGCAAGGAATGTATACAGGATTTCAATACTATGTTTACCAATTGTTATGTATACAATAAGCCTGGAGAAGACGTGGTGGTGATGGCACAAACACTGGAGAAG GTGTTTCTAACCAAAGTTGCCGACATGCCCAAGGACGAGTGCGTCGTGGAAACTCAGCCTAAAGGGGCGAAAGGTAAGAAGGCACGTGCTAGTGGAGGACCTCCGCCAGTTACCCCTTCAAGGGGAAGGCCGCCGGCTGCTGTTTCATCGACAGTAGCGAATCCTGTTGCTACCACAACGG GATCCGTGGGCTTACCACTCGGTACGGCTGCTCCTACAACTGTTCCGGGCAGTACGGCTACCACTACTATAGCACCAGCCAATAACGTTCAATCAGTAACACCTGTTGTTCCTCCAGCGGCTGCTGCCGGTTATCCTGCCCAAGGTCTGGAAACTCCAGTATCTGCTTTAGGGGTGGTCCCTCCTGCGCAGCCCgctaaaagtaaaaaaggcGTTAAAAGAAAGGCTGATACTACCACGCCTGCCACGGCTTACGATTACTTGCCATCGGGAGCCGACTCAAATTCATCGTCGTCGGCGAGTAAGATCTCAAAAAGGCGGGAGTCGTGCCGACAGATCAAAAAACCCCTCCGCAACCAG GAAATTGACGGTTTAGGACCGTACAGCGGACCCGCAGGCGCCGGTTTAGCTCCATCACCGGCCGGCCAACCTGGGGCCCACTCGCAAAagtccaaagaaaaattgaacgatAGTCTTAAAGCCTGCAATGAAATCTTGAAGGATTTGTTTTCGAAGAAACATTGT AGTTACGCGTGGCCTTTCTACAAACCTGTAGACGCAGAGCTGTTGGGGCTGCATGACTATCATGACATAATCAAAAAACCGATGGACTTGGGTACCGTGAAACGGAAAATGGATAACCGGGAATACAGGTCGGCACAAGAATTTGCCCAGGATGTTCGACTCATCTTCACCAACTGCTACAAGTACAATCCGTCTGACCACGATGTGGTTGCCATGGCCCGGAAGCTGCAGGATGTTTTTGAAGTGAA atttgcaaaaattcctGATGAACCCTTAAATAGGATAAGCGGTATGGTTCCTCACGACTCCAGTTCGTCGGGCTCCAGTTCAGAATCGTCTAGTGATACGGAGGATTCCGAGGAGGAACGCCGGAACAAGCAGTTTAAGCAACTGGAAAAGGAg ctgGCTACCATGCAGGAGAGAATGCGAAAGCTATTGGAGGAATCTACGAGGcggaaaaaggaaaagaaaaaacaaaagctGAAAGATAAGGCCAAAAAGAGTTCGGTGCAGCCCATGTCCGCAATGGCAAATAGTACTG GCGGAAAATCGGCCCAAGGCATGGGTCCTGTCGGGGTAGGCGGCGGCAAGCAGCTCCCCGCTCCGCCTGACAGTGTTGGAGCTGAAGACGGCGGTATGGAGTCAAAATCAACAGGTGGCACCCAAACGGGCGGCGTTGCCACCGCTAAGGCGCCCAAGAGCAAAG GTCTCCGAGGTCCAAAAGCTGCATCTACAGCACCGTCTGGAAACGCAACGGGCGGACCTGCCGCTAAACGCGCCAAAACGGGACGCGGGACTGGTACGGGTGCAGGTCCCGGTCGCAAGAAAGCCCAAAGTGGACCGCCAGTATCGGCTTTTGATTCTGAAGATGAGGACAATGCCAAGCCAATGTCGTATGACGAGAAACGGCAGCTGTCTCTTGACATCAATAAACTACCCG GAGATAAACTGGGTCGGGTGGTGCACATTATCCAATCCAGGGAGCCATCTCTGCGTGACTCCAAtcctgacgaaattgaaatcGATTTTGAGACATTGAAGCCATCGACGCTCCGTGAATTGGAGAGCTACGTCGCTTCGTGTCTTAGGAAAAAGCCACGTAAGCCCTATT ATAAAAAGTTACCGGGCAAATCGAAAGAAGAACAAATcgcagaaaagaaaaaagaacttGAGGACAGACTGCTTGACGTCAATCACAAGATTGGACCCAGTAAAAAGGCTCCAAAGAAAG ACGCCAAAGCTGATCCGACAGGGGGCACTGGGGGCGGACGAATGTCTTCTTCCAGCTCTAGTTCGGATAGCGACAGCTCCTCCTCATCGCTGAGCAGTAGCTCATCTGATTCCAGCGACAGTGAAGCAG GTCCAACCGGTTCCAGACCGACCAAAAAGGCAAAAACCTCGAATTCCAAAAAATCGCCGAATCCTGCTATTAACCATAACAGCACCCTGCAGCCTTCAGTG CCACCTGCAATAATCCAGGTGCCGCCTCCAAAACCACCTGCCACACCCATTGCGGCTGTAGCTCCGTTTGTAACGACTTCCTCCGCCCCTGCTGCTTCCAGTTCAGCCCAAACTACTACAGCGGTGGCAGCCAACGGCCCCATGCCACCCACTAAACCGTTGGTAGTATCAGGGCCTGTACCCACTGCCGCTACGAGAAAACACCCGACCAGCGATAAACCACCCACGATACCATCACCGGTTCCCACTCAACCTGCCAGTAGTATGGGCGGGATTAAAGTAGGGGCAACGGGACAAGGAGGAATGACTTCTCCCGACAAACCAAAGGCTACTGGAGTTTTGTCCCCATTAGCGAGTGGGGCAGTACAGTATTCCGATCCTTTAGAGGAAAGTTTGGCTAACTTAGAGCAGGAAATTATTAAGCATGAACCCATGGACACTGTCATGGCGATGAATGCTATAAGTCAG ACTAAACCGCCACTCAACGTAACGGCTCCTCCACACCATCTAGGAATAACGTCAAATCCTCATTTGGACATTAAACATTCTTTAGGAGGGTCCTCAATGGGAACTCTACCTCCTACTCCATTAGGAGTGAGTCAGCATCACAACCTACACATGGATCAAGATATGCAAAGCCTGATGCATCAAGTAGGGATG GGACATGCCCATGGTCAGCATCCTTCCCTGCACATCCAAAACAACGGCTACAGTATAAAACATGATTTTGATGGGCCGATAAATACGAACAACGGCATGTCATCGATGGGCGGTTTACCCATGGAAATGTCCATTCCATCGATGTTTGATCCGCTCCCCACTCATCATAATAACTCACAAGTAAAGAAGGGAAATGTGGGGATTAAAGTCGAACCGCAGCCTCAGGACCCGTACGGATTGCCAGAAAAGAAACCACAATTATTGGATCAGAAACCCATTGTCCCCGCATTCGTGCCCGTTGGAATGAAAGCGAAATCCGACGTGAAGAATGCGAGCTCGTGGAGCAGTTTGGCCAAGGCTACTTCACCCCAGAACAATGCGTCGGGAAATAGTAGTAAGCAACAG GTCATGGACAGCTTCAAAGCCTTCCAGAACAAAGCGAAGGAAAAAGCCGATAGGGAGAAGCAAAGGTTGGAAACTTTGGAACTGAAGAGACAACAGAAGGAACAAGCCGAAAGAGAGAGGATGCGACAGGAGATGGAACGGCGACGGGAAATGGAGGAGCAGGAAGCGTTGGAAAAGGCCAG acAAGCGGTGGCCGAAAGAGAGAAGCCCGTTCCTCCCCCAAGAGTCGAAGACCTGAAATCTTCCCCTGGAGAGGGTAGTAGCTCTCCAGGATCAATGAGTTCGGGCTCAGACCGAATTTCAGATAGAGAAAAGCAGAGGCTACAGGAGCAAGAAAGAAGAAGGCGTGAAGTG atGGCAAATAAAATCGACATGAACATGCAAAGTGACCTGATGGCAGCATTCGAAGGGTCATTATAA
- the LOC136343187 gene encoding bromodomain-containing protein 3-like isoform X5, translating into MQQVEAAVQNNTGKMNEQASAGNGAATAPAQSAATNARDTSMRGEGGDPINGAVQPLVAPAGESDFSTPRPGRVTNQLQFLQKTVLKAVWKHHFAWPFQQPVDAKKLNLPDYHKIIKQPMDLGTIRKRLDNNFYWSGKECIQDFNTMFTNCYVYNKPGEDVVVMAQTLEKVFLTKVADMPKDECVVETQPKGAKGKKARASGGPPPVTPSRGRPPAAVSSTVANPVATTTGSVGLPLGTAAPTTVPGSTATTTIAPANNVQSVTPVVPPAAAAGYPAQGLETPVSALGVVPPAQPAKSKKGVKRKADTTTPATAYDYLPSGADSNSSSSASKISKRRESCRQIKKPLRNQEIDGLGPYSGPAGAGLAPSPAGQPGAHSQKSKEKLNDSLKACNEILKDLFSKKHCSYAWPFYKPVDAELLGLHDYHDIIKKPMDLGTVKRKMDNREYRSAQEFAQDVRLIFTNCYKYNPSDHDVVAMARKLQDVFEVKFAKIPDEPLNRISGMVPHDSSSSGSSSESSSDTEDSEEERRNKQFKQLEKELATMQERMRKLLEESTRRKKEKKKQKLKDKAKKSSVQPMSAMANSTGGKSAQGMGPVGVGGGKQLPAPPDSVGAEDGGMESKSTGGTQTGGVATAKAPKSKGLRGPKAASTAPSGNATGGPAAKRAKTGRGTGTGAGPGRKKAQSGPPVSAFDSEDEDNAKPMSYDEKRQLSLDINKLPGDKLGRVVHIIQSREPSLRDSNPDEIEIDFETLKPSTLRELESYVASCLRKKPRKPYYKKLPGKSKEEQIAEKKKELEDRLLDVNHKIGPSKKAPKKDAKADPTGGTGGGRMSSSSSSSDSDSSSSSLSSSSSDSSDSEAGPTGSRPTKKAKTSNSKKSPNPAINHNSTLQPSVPPAIIQVPPPKPPATPIAAVAPFVTTSSAPAASSSAQTTTAVAANGPMPPTKPLVVSGPVPTAATRKHPTSDKPPTIPSPVPTQPASSMGGIKVGATGQGGMTSPDKPKATGVLSPLASGAVQYSDPLEESLANLEQEIIKHEPMDTVMAMNAISQTKPPLNVTAPPHHLGITSNPHLDIKHSLGGSSMGTLPPTPLGVSQHHNLHMDQDMQSLMHQVGMGHAHGQHPSLHIQNNGYSIKHDFDGPINTNNGMSSMGGLPMEMSIPSMFDPLPTHHNNSQVKKGNVGIKVEPQPQDPYGLPEKKPQLLDQKPIVPAFVPVGMKAKSDVKNASSWSSLAKATSPQNNASGNSSKQQNVVKVMDSFKAFQNKAKEKADREKQRLETLELKRQQKEQAERERMRQEMERRREMEEQEALEKARQAVAEREKPVPPPRVEDLKSSPGEGSSSPGSMSSGSDRISDREKQRLQEQERRRREVMANKIDMNMQSDLMAAFEGSL; encoded by the exons ATGCAACAAGTTGAAGCTGCTGTCCAAAATAACACTGGAAAAATGAATGAACAAGCTTCAGCGGGCAACGGGGCGGCCACGGCTCCTGCCCAATCAGCTGCTACAAATGCTCGGGATACCTCAATGAGAGGTGAAGGTGGTGATCCTATTAATGGGGCTGTGCAACCTTTGGTTGCCCCAGCGGGAGAGAG TGATTTTTCAACACCTAGGCCCGGCAGGGTGACAAACCAGCTACAATTCTTGCAAAAAACAGTGTTGAAAGCGGTGTGGAAGCACCACTTCGCGTGGCCCTTTCAGCAACCTGTGGACGCCAAAAAATTGAACCTTCCT GACTaccataaaattattaagcaaCCTATGGACCTCGGCACTATACGGAAACGATTAGATAATAACTTCTATTGGTCAGGCAAGGAATGTATACAGGATTTCAATACTATGTTTACCAATTGTTATGTATACAATAAGCCTGGAGAAGACGTGGTGGTGATGGCACAAACACTGGAGAAG GTGTTTCTAACCAAAGTTGCCGACATGCCCAAGGACGAGTGCGTCGTGGAAACTCAGCCTAAAGGGGCGAAAGGTAAGAAGGCACGTGCTAGTGGAGGACCTCCGCCAGTTACCCCTTCAAGGGGAAGGCCGCCGGCTGCTGTTTCATCGACAGTAGCGAATCCTGTTGCTACCACAACGG GATCCGTGGGCTTACCACTCGGTACGGCTGCTCCTACAACTGTTCCGGGCAGTACGGCTACCACTACTATAGCACCAGCCAATAACGTTCAATCAGTAACACCTGTTGTTCCTCCAGCGGCTGCTGCCGGTTATCCTGCCCAAGGTCTGGAAACTCCAGTATCTGCTTTAGGGGTGGTCCCTCCTGCGCAGCCCgctaaaagtaaaaaaggcGTTAAAAGAAAGGCTGATACTACCACGCCTGCCACGGCTTACGATTACTTGCCATCGGGAGCCGACTCAAATTCATCGTCGTCGGCGAGTAAGATCTCAAAAAGGCGGGAGTCGTGCCGACAGATCAAAAAACCCCTCCGCAACCAG GAAATTGACGGTTTAGGACCGTACAGCGGACCCGCAGGCGCCGGTTTAGCTCCATCACCGGCCGGCCAACCTGGGGCCCACTCGCAAAagtccaaagaaaaattgaacgatAGTCTTAAAGCCTGCAATGAAATCTTGAAGGATTTGTTTTCGAAGAAACATTGT AGTTACGCGTGGCCTTTCTACAAACCTGTAGACGCAGAGCTGTTGGGGCTGCATGACTATCATGACATAATCAAAAAACCGATGGACTTGGGTACCGTGAAACGGAAAATGGATAACCGGGAATACAGGTCGGCACAAGAATTTGCCCAGGATGTTCGACTCATCTTCACCAACTGCTACAAGTACAATCCGTCTGACCACGATGTGGTTGCCATGGCCCGGAAGCTGCAGGATGTTTTTGAAGTGAA atttgcaaaaattcctGATGAACCCTTAAATAGGATAAGCGGTATGGTTCCTCACGACTCCAGTTCGTCGGGCTCCAGTTCAGAATCGTCTAGTGATACGGAGGATTCCGAGGAGGAACGCCGGAACAAGCAGTTTAAGCAACTGGAAAAGGAg ctgGCTACCATGCAGGAGAGAATGCGAAAGCTATTGGAGGAATCTACGAGGcggaaaaaggaaaagaaaaaacaaaagctGAAAGATAAGGCCAAAAAGAGTTCGGTGCAGCCCATGTCCGCAATGGCAAATAGTACTG GCGGAAAATCGGCCCAAGGCATGGGTCCTGTCGGGGTAGGCGGCGGCAAGCAGCTCCCCGCTCCGCCTGACAGTGTTGGAGCTGAAGACGGCGGTATGGAGTCAAAATCAACAGGTGGCACCCAAACGGGCGGCGTTGCCACCGCTAAGGCGCCCAAGAGCAAAG GTCTCCGAGGTCCAAAAGCTGCATCTACAGCACCGTCTGGAAACGCAACGGGCGGACCTGCCGCTAAACGCGCCAAAACGGGACGCGGGACTGGTACGGGTGCAGGTCCCGGTCGCAAGAAAGCCCAAAGTGGACCGCCAGTATCGGCTTTTGATTCTGAAGATGAGGACAATGCCAAGCCAATGTCGTATGACGAGAAACGGCAGCTGTCTCTTGACATCAATAAACTACCCG GAGATAAACTGGGTCGGGTGGTGCACATTATCCAATCCAGGGAGCCATCTCTGCGTGACTCCAAtcctgacgaaattgaaatcGATTTTGAGACATTGAAGCCATCGACGCTCCGTGAATTGGAGAGCTACGTCGCTTCGTGTCTTAGGAAAAAGCCACGTAAGCCCTATT ATAAAAAGTTACCGGGCAAATCGAAAGAAGAACAAATcgcagaaaagaaaaaagaacttGAGGACAGACTGCTTGACGTCAATCACAAGATTGGACCCAGTAAAAAGGCTCCAAAGAAAG ACGCCAAAGCTGATCCGACAGGGGGCACTGGGGGCGGACGAATGTCTTCTTCCAGCTCTAGTTCGGATAGCGACAGCTCCTCCTCATCGCTGAGCAGTAGCTCATCTGATTCCAGCGACAGTGAAGCAG GTCCAACCGGTTCCAGACCGACCAAAAAGGCAAAAACCTCGAATTCCAAAAAATCGCCGAATCCTGCTATTAACCATAACAGCACCCTGCAGCCTTCAGTG CCACCTGCAATAATCCAGGTGCCGCCTCCAAAACCACCTGCCACACCCATTGCGGCTGTAGCTCCGTTTGTAACGACTTCCTCCGCCCCTGCTGCTTCCAGTTCAGCCCAAACTACTACAGCGGTGGCAGCCAACGGCCCCATGCCACCCACTAAACCGTTGGTAGTATCAGGGCCTGTACCCACTGCCGCTACGAGAAAACACCCGACCAGCGATAAACCACCCACGATACCATCACCGGTTCCCACTCAACCTGCCAGTAGTATGGGCGGGATTAAAGTAGGGGCAACGGGACAAGGAGGAATGACTTCTCCCGACAAACCAAAGGCTACTGGAGTTTTGTCCCCATTAGCGAGTGGGGCAGTACAGTATTCCGATCCTTTAGAGGAAAGTTTGGCTAACTTAGAGCAGGAAATTATTAAGCATGAACCCATGGACACTGTCATGGCGATGAATGCTATAAGTCAG ACTAAACCGCCACTCAACGTAACGGCTCCTCCACACCATCTAGGAATAACGTCAAATCCTCATTTGGACATTAAACATTCTTTAGGAGGGTCCTCAATGGGAACTCTACCTCCTACTCCATTAGGAGTGAGTCAGCATCACAACCTACACATGGATCAAGATATGCAAAGCCTGATGCATCAAGTAGGGATG GGACATGCCCATGGTCAGCATCCTTCCCTGCACATCCAAAACAACGGCTACAGTATAAAACATGATTTTGATGGGCCGATAAATACGAACAACGGCATGTCATCGATGGGCGGTTTACCCATGGAAATGTCCATTCCATCGATGTTTGATCCGCTCCCCACTCATCATAATAACTCACAAGTAAAGAAGGGAAATGTGGGGATTAAAGTCGAACCGCAGCCTCAGGACCCGTACGGATTGCCAGAAAAGAAACCACAATTATTGGATCAGAAACCCATTGTCCCCGCATTCGTGCCCGTTGGAATGAAAGCGAAATCCGACGTGAAGAATGCGAGCTCGTGGAGCAGTTTGGCCAAGGCTACTTCACCCCAGAACAATGCGTCGGGAAATAGTAGTAAGCAACAG AATGTTGTGAAGGTCATGGACAGCTTCAAAGCCTTCCAGAACAAAGCGAAGGAAAAAGCCGATAGGGAGAAGCAAAGGTTGGAAACTTTGGAACTGAAGAGACAACAGAAGGAACAAGCCGAAAGAGAGAGGATGCGACAGGAGATGGAACGGCGACGGGAAATGGAGGAGCAGGAAGCGTTGGAAAAGGCCAG acAAGCGGTGGCCGAAAGAGAGAAGCCCGTTCCTCCCCCAAGAGTCGAAGACCTGAAATCTTCCCCTGGAGAGGGTAGTAGCTCTCCAGGATCAATGAGTTCGGGCTCAGACCGAATTTCAGATAGAGAAAAGCAGAGGCTACAGGAGCAAGAAAGAAGAAGGCGTGAAGTG atGGCAAATAAAATCGACATGAACATGCAAAGTGACCTGATGGCAGCATTCGAAGGGTCATTATAA